One Rosa chinensis cultivar Old Blush chromosome 5, RchiOBHm-V2, whole genome shotgun sequence genomic region harbors:
- the LOC112166435 gene encoding osmotin-like protein yields the protein MAHSHSLSLSLLSATLLILCSLAHATYPGHILTVVNNCPFPIWPAIQPNSGSPVLEKGGFALPSLTHRSFPAPTQTWSGRIWARTGCSHSHNHFSCLTGDCGGKLECNGAGGATPATLAQFVLHHGPNDLWSYGVSLVDGFNIPMTVTPHEGKGVCPVVGCKANLLATCPDRLQVRSPAGHGPVVACKSACEAFGTDELCCRNKYNSPHTCRASSFSQYFKQACPATFTYAHDSPTLMHQCSSQRELKVIFCH from the coding sequence ATGGCTCACTCTCACTCCCTCAGCCTCTCCCTCCTCTCCGCCACCCTCCTCATCCTCTGCTCTCTCGCCCACGCCACTTACCCTGGGCACATTTTGACCGTGGTCAACAACTGCCCCTTCCCCATCTGGCCCGCCATCCAGCCCAACTCCGGCAGCCCCGTCCTCGAAAAAGGCGGGTTCGCCCTCCCCAGCCTCACCCACCGCTCCTTCCCCGCCCCGACCCAGACCTGGTCCGGCCGGATCTGGGCCCGCACCGGCTGCTCCCACTCCCACAACCACTTCTCCTGCCTCACCGGCGACTGTGGGGGCAAGCTCGAGTGCAACGGCGCGGGCGGCGCTACCCCCGCAACTCTTGCCCAGTTCGTCCTCCACCACGGCCCCAACGACTTATGGTCCTACGGCGTCAGCCTCGTCGACGGCTTTAACATCCCCATGACGGTGACCCCGCACGAGGGGAAGGGCGTCTGCCCCGTCGTCGGCTGCAAGGCCAACTTACTGGCCACGTGTCCCGATAGGCTGCAGGTGAGGTCACCCGCCGGTCACGGCCCCGTGGTGGCGTGCAAGAGCGCGTGCGAGGCGTTCGGCACCGACGAGCTGTGCTGTCGGAACAAGTACAACAGCCCTCATACGTGTAGGGCGTCGAGCTTTTCGCAGTACTTCAAGCAAGCGTGTCCGGCTACGTTTACGTACGCGCACGACAGCCCCACGCTCATGCACCAGTGCTCGTCGCAACGTGAGCTCAAGGTCATCTTCTGCCACTAG